The genomic DNA TGGTATATGCCCAGTCCTGTCTTTGGGATGCGAGCGTATCGCACACCTCTCGGACCGTAAGCGGCGACAAATTCCAAAGGACCTTGAGTACAGTCAGTTCCGCGGGGCTGATGGCGGTTGATGTCTTGGCCACGAGAGTTCTCCTACGTCGTGTAGTAGAGTCTACTACAGAACGTAGGAGATGTCAAGTGGCTGACGCGGGTTTACGGCGGCCCGAATCCCATCCGCGCGGTCCGTGGTATGGAATTCTATTGTCCGGAGTGCAACGGCGTGGGACAAAGGATGGAGGGTTTACTCGGAGTACAAGCGCTCTGCGAAGCAGGAAACACTTTTTCCGATGGCCTCGCTGTCGTTAAGGCGCTGCCGCGAGTGCGTCCTTGCAGAGTTTGATGTATTCCTTCTGCTTGTCGGAGTTGTCCGCGCCGCCGGCGCCTTCGGTCCAGGCGGCACGAGCGTCATCGGACCTGCCGAGGGCGGCGAGGGCTTTGCCTTTCCAGTAGAGCGCCTCGCTTTCCTCCGGTTTGGCGGACCGGCCGACGCCGAGGTTGTCGGGGTAGGTCAACGCCGCCGTGAAGTCGTCGAGCGCCCCCTGGTGTTCGCCGGCCTCGAGGCGGACTTTGCCGCGCTCGATGTGCGCGGCGTGGAACGCCCGCCACGACGCTGTGTTCAGTTCCCAATTCGAGAAGTTCGCCTGTTCGAGCAACGCGATGGCATCGTCGTAGCGTTTCTCGTCGTTATACGCGTTGGCGAGCAGCACGGTAATGTCGCCGCGGCGGGGATGGTCGAGCGGCATGCCTTCGATAAGCGCGATTGCCTCCGGGCGCTTATTGTCGGCGATGAGAATACTCGCCGCGTCGCAGTAGAGCGTCTGGTCCGACGGCCACGCCGTGATGGCTTTGGCGAAAAAGTCCGCCGCTTTCTGCAGGTTGTTCTCCTTTTTCCACGCGTGCATTCCGAGATTTCGGAACGGCACGCTATAGGGGTTGCTGGTCTCGGTGGCCGTTTGCCAGTGTTTGACCGCCCCTTCGAGATCGCCGAGATGCGCCAGCAAATTGCCCAGCGAAAGGTGCGCGTTCGCGTTGTCCGGATCGACCGAAATGGCGTATTCGTAAATGTCCCTGTGGCTCGGCTTGGCGGAGAAAGCGTAATGCGGAATTTGCACCTCTCCCCGATCGAGATAGTCCTTGGCCTTCGCGTCGTTGTTCGTCATATGGGCAAGCCATGCGAGCGTGTACCACGGGCCCGCGCGCAGGCGCGTGTCGGGAAACTCACCGTGGTAAATCACGCCGGTCGGGTTGGGCACCGGTTCTCCGTAGAACGTGCTCACCATGTCGTACGCCTCCGCGTGGAGTCCTGCATCAATCAAAAAGTGCGTGACATGAGAAACGTCCGCGTCCGGGTGACCGGATTTTCTCTTCACGTAATCGCAGAACGTGTCTAGCGCGCGCCGGTCGCCGAGGCCCACGATGGCGCGCGGAATGAAGTCCAACGGATCCGCGCCCGTTCGCACTGCCGCGCGCAGGTTCGCGTCCTTTCGGTTGCCTGTTGCGTAGAGCGCGGTGATCAGATGGTTGTTCGCCATCGCGTCGCCGGGATCAGCGGCCACGGCCGCCTGAAACTCGCGCACCGCCTCGGCGTAGCGGCGCTCGCGCATGAACGCCCGGCCCGCGAGGTCATGGCCCAACAGTTTATGGTCGAGCGTTCCAACGACCTTGTACGCGGCATCGACGGGATGCATCGCGCGCTGCTCGGCGGGCAACTCGAGCAGGGCGAGGCCGAGGTAATACCACGCCATGCCCTTGCCCGGGTCGCGCTCGGCCGCCTTCGTCGCGCGCTCGGCGGCCTGCGCATAATTGCCGCGGCAATAGTCGAGCCGCGCGAGCGCCACGAGCGCATCGCTGTATCCCGGATCGAGCGCCAGCGCCTTTTCATACGCTTCCCGCGCGGGCCCGGGTTCGATGCGCTCCTCGTGCCCGACGCCCTGTATGTACAGTTCCTCGACCGTCGGCTCCGCGCCGCTCGCTGCAGGCGGCGGCGGCGCCGTGCGCGGCGGAATCTCGAGCGGCGACGTGTACCGTGCAAGTTCTTCGCCGTCCGCCGTGCGCACTTCGATCGTTGCGGCGCCGCTTTTCCCGGCGGGTGAGTGCAACACGACGGGCGTATAGGGTGAAAGGTCCACGGTCTGGACCGTTGGAGTGCTGCCGCTGCGAATGCTGCAAATCGCGCCGGGATAAACGCCGGTGCCGATCATGCGCACTTCCAGCGTACCGGCGCCTGACTCCGGCCACCTGGTTTGAATGGCCACGTCCTTCGTCGCGTACTCGAATCCGTCGCCGAGTCCGTGCACGGGATACCACCACTCCCGCCACGCAATCTTTTGGCGCGGCCCCAGGAGGCCGTAGTCCGCCTGCGTCTGCAGCGGCCCGCTCTGCACTTCGATGTACTGGCTGCCGTCGTCGTGGAGCGCGCGCTGGCTTGCGATGCCGTCGCCGGACTGGCCCCAGGTCCAGGCCTTCTTGCCGGTGATCACGCGGTGGTCGCCGAACTGCACGATCCCGCGATCGTCGTCCACGTCATACGCGCCGAAGAAGTCGAATGCGCATTGGTACGCGAACACGGAGGACGGCTTGTCGTAGTTTTTGAGCCACGTGATGTCCTTGCCCTCGTGAATGGGCCACGAGAAAAATTGTTTTCCGTCGTGGTCCTGACCGAGCGTCATCGGATAAATGAACCGCGTTCCGGGCTTGCACGGAAACGCCGTACAGTTCCAGAAGTAATAGCTGTGCACGCCGTCGGTGGGATTGTAGATGGCGATTTCCTCATCGAGGTACGCCTTGTCCGGGTACAGGGTGAGTACAACGTCCCATTTCGTGTAAAAGTTCGACTCGATGTTGCCGATAATGAGCGACGCCGAGCCGTCCTTGTTCTCGCGCGAGGTGACGTTGACCGGCGAAAAGCTGGTGACGGTATGGCCCTGCGGTCCGCGGTTCCATTCGATGCCGCCGGAAATCCACGCGCCGCGCATCGCGATGAGGCCGGGCTTGATCACCGTGTTCGTGTGGAACATCTCGTGGTTTGTAGTCTTGTCGAACACGGAGTGGATGCGCCCGCCGAGTTGCGGCAGGCAGGTCACCTTGAGAAACTCGTTTTCGACAAACACGGCGCGGTACTCGCGATCGACGCGCTCGTCGCCCAGATCGTCCTGCATCGTGTACGGATGAATGATGACGCCTTCGATGTCGTAGAAGTGCGGATTAAAATCGCTGCTGTAGATCAAATACGTCGGCAGCGTAATCGTGCCTTCCCACGCGCGCGCGGGCCCGGCTTCTGCCTGAAAGACCGCCAACACTGCGAGCCCTAACGTGACGACGCGTCGCATGGAGCCACCTCCTGTTCCGGGGGATGCGCTCCATTATGCCGACGCACCGCGCGAATTGCGACACGCGGACCCGCGCGGTATCATCGTGACTCGGCTGCAAGGTGCGCGCAACGGAACCGTAATTCGTGGAAGGGTCTGCGCATATGGGCTATACGTTCGGCATCGTGTTGTTCGACAACGCGGAAGAACTCGATTGGGCGGGGCCGTGGGAAGTGCTCGCAGCCGCCGCACAGATGAACCACGAAGACAAGGTCGTCACGATCGCGCAGCACGACCGGCCCATTACGTGCGCAAAAGGGTTGCGTGTGCTCGCCGATCATACGTTCGAGAACGCACCCAAGCTCGACGTCGTCCTTGTGCCCGGCGGGCAGGGTACGCGCACCGAAGTGAACAACCCCGCACTCATCGAGTGGCTCCAGCGCGTCGGCGCGGAGTGCAAGTGGGTCACGAGCGTGTGTACGGGCGCGCTCATACTCCACGGCGCGGGCTTCGCGAAGGGCAAGCGCGTGACAACGTACTGGGGGTTCGTCGACCAACTCCGCGCGCGCGGCGACGTGACCGTGCTCGAGAACATGCGCTACGTGCAGGACGGAAACCTCGTCACTGCGGCTGGCGTTTCCGCGGGAATCGATATGGCGCTGTGGTTGCTGGGCCAAATCCACGGCCCCGAGTTCGCGCGCCGTGTGCAGCAGTATATCGAGTATTATCCGCAACCGCCCTACGAAGAGTGAGGCCGGATCGACCGCGACCGCGCCGAACCGTATACTCGTGCGCATGGGTGGGGAGCCAAATCCGGCGCATGATCGCAGCCGCGCGCAAACCAGGGGCGGCGCGTTGCTGTACTTCGATCTCGCCGCGTTCATTGCGGCCATCGTGCTCGCCCTGGTCATTCGGTTTGGTCCGTCCGTCCCGCCGGAACATCAGATTCCGTACCTGTACTTCTGGCCCCTGCTCGCCGTGTGGCGCGTGTTTTGCGCGGGCGCGTTCGATCTCTACAACTTTCGCCGGCGATTGACCCTGAGCGATTTCGGGTTTAACGCGTGCGGCGCGGCCGTAGTCGCAGTGCTGGGCGGATACGTGCTCCTCTCGACCGTGCAGTTGTATTACTTGCCGGACACGAAGCTTTCCCGCGTCGCCGCGGGGATCGATATGGCGTTGCTCGCGGCATGGTTCACGTTGTCGCGTTGGTTCGTCCTGGTGTGGCGGCGTGCAAAGGGCCGTCGCGTGCGGCTGCTTGTGCTCGGGCCGGAGGAGTCGCACGCGGAGATCGCCGACGAGATTCGCGCCCACGCGCCGAAGATGCTCGAAGTGGCGACAGCCAACGGCGGTACTGTCCTGTCGTATGCCGAGCGGCTCGCGGGCGCGATTGCGGAAAGGCCCATCGATCAAATCATTCTCGCCGACGTAAATCTGCCGCAGGCCGAACTCAACGCGCTGCTGGCGCAATGCGATCGCACCAACGCCGACGTGTTCCTGTTCCCCGGGATTGATATGTCCATCATGGCAAGCGCGCGCGTGTGCAGCATCGCGGGACTGCCCCTCGTGCCGCTGCGCCCAACGATCCTTACCAGCGTGTACGGTCCTGTGAAGCGAATCGCCGATGTCGTTGTGTCCATGTCGCTGCTCGTCGCCGGCGCGCCGATCGCCGCGCTCGTAGCGCTGCTCATACGCGCGGAATCGCGCGGGCCGGTGCTCTTCGCGCAGGACCGTGCGGGCCTTGGCCGCCGCCTGTTTCGCCTCTACAAGTTCCGCACGATGATCGCCGACGCCGAATCGCAAACGGGCCCGGTGCTCTCGCGCGAAGGCGACCCGCGCGTGACGCGCGTCGGTACGTTCCTGCGCAAGTACCGCATCGACGAATGGCCGCAACTGTGGAACGTCTTGATTGGCGACATGAGCCTTGTGGGGCCTCGGCCGGAACGCCCGGAGTTTATCGACCGTTTCATCGCGGAGAACCCGCTGTACGAGCGGCGGTTCCTGGTGAAGCCGGGCCTCACCGGCCTTGCGCAAATTCATGGAAGGTATGACAGCGACTACGCGCATAAGCTTCGGTACGATTTGATCTACATCAATTCCGTATCGGCGATTACCGACGCGCACATTCTGTTGGCGACCGCGAAGACGATTCTTACGGCGCACGGTGCGCGGTAGCCGGGACCTTAGGCGGTTGTTCGCTCAGCGGCCACTTTTTGCTTGAACGAGTGCAGCGCCTCGCCCAGGCGTCCGTTGCCCTTAAAGATGCTCGAGGTGCCGAGCACGAAGACGTTTGCACCGGCGTTGGCGAGTTGAGCGGCGTTGCGGACGTTAATGTTGCCGTCCACTTCGATCGCGACGGCCCGTTCGCGGTAGTTGATGTTTTCACGCAGGATGCGCACACGCTCGAATGAATTCGGAATGATCTTCTGTCCCGCGTAACCGGGATCGACGGTCATCACGAGAACGCGGTCGATGTGGTCGAACAGGAAATCCAGTTTTGTCAGTGGCGTCGCAGGGTTCAGCGCTATGCCGGGCGATGCCCCTGCGCCGCGAATTTGCGCGAGCGTGCGGTGCGCATGGATGCAGGTCTCGACGTGGACCGTCACGGTGTTGCACCCGGCCTCGACGAACCGATCGATGTAGTCCTCCGGTTTCGCGATCATCAGGTGGGCATGGCACGGCAATCCGCACACACGCCGCGCCGCCTTGATGAAATCGAAGCCAAGCGTGAAATTCGGCACGAACTGGCCGTCCATGATGTCGAAGTGCAGCTCGTCGCATCCCGCCTGTTCGAGTTCGCGCAAGTCGTCTTCGAGCCGCGCGAGGTTCGCGCACATGACGGATGCAGCGTATTTCAATGTAGTCACAATAATCTCTTTCCGTTTGACCTATCGGACAAGTCTGACCTGCTGGACCTCGCTGGCGCTAAACTTCCTTACTCTTTAGAAATTTCTCGACCGAGTCCCGCGTGGGCATGGCCGGTTGGGCCCCGGCGGTGAGCGTCGCCAACGCGCCCGCGGCGTTTGCGTAGCGCACCGCTTCGGACGCCGATCTCGCGCCCCACTGTAACGCGAGCGCCGCGGTGAACGCGTCGCCCGCTGCGACAGTGTCGACGGGCTTCACATTAAAGGCGGGCACATGGAACCACTCGTCCACGCTCATGTACAACGCGCCGCCGCCGCCCATTTTCACGACGACTTCGCGCGCGCCCTGTTCGATCAGGTTCGCCGCGGCCTGCCGCGCGGTCTCGACGGACGTGACGGCGATGCCCGTCATTGCCTCCGCTTCGGTTTCGTTCGGCGAGACGATGCGCGCAAGCTCGATGAGCTTTGCCGGCACCTGCTGCGCAGGCCCCGCGTCGAGCACGGTCAACACGCCCGCCTCGCGCGCGGCAACAAGGACCGCCTCGACGGTATCGAGCGGAATCTCGAGTTGCAGCAACACGGCGTCGAACTCGCGCAGGTCGCTCTCGAACCGGTTGACGTCGCCGGGCGAAACGCCGTTGTTGGCTGCGGGCGTGACGACGATCGCATTCTCGCCGTTGTCCGCCACGAAGATGACCGCGGTGCCGGTCGGTTCGGTCGCATGTTGCGTGAGGTAGCGAAGGCTGATGCCTTCCCTCGACAAGCTCTGCCGCTGCATCTCGCCGAACGCATCCTTACCGACACATCCGGCGAAATACGTCTCCGCGCCAAGGCGCGCGGCGGCGACAGCCTGGTTCGCACCCTTGCCTCCCGTGAACGTGGCGAACGAATGGCCAATGATGGATTCGCCCGGCCGCGGAATGCGCGGCACGCGCGTCACCAGATCGATGTTCGCGCTGCCAACTACCAAGACGCGCGGACTGTTCAATACATGCCTCCGAATGCAACCACGCCAATCATCATGCCGGAGAATCTGATATCATCGCGACATGGCCGTTTCAGTGTATATCGAGACATCGGTCGTCAGCTACTTCGTGGCGCGGCCAAGTCGAGACCTTGTGATAGCGGCTTACCAAAGGGCAACCCAAGAACTTTGGCCGAGATTGCTGGCAGACTACACAACCTACATCTCTGCCCTGGTCTACGACGAGTCTTCCAAGGGAGACCCAGAACTGGCGCAACAACGACTGACCGCGATCGCACCGTTTCCAATGCTCGAAGTTGATGATACGGCCCGCTCTCTCGCACAAGTCCTCATGGATGGAAGCGCGATGCCGGCGCGGTTTCCCGAAGACGCATTGCACATCGCGGTCTGCGCGGTCAGTGGTGTTCAGATTCTGTTGACATGGAACTTCACACACCTTAATAATCCGTTTACGCGGCTCAAAATCCGCAAGCTCGTCAATTCAGCAGGTTATGTCTGCCCAGAAGTCTGTTCTCCAAACGAGTTACTGGAGTTGGAACCATGAAGGACCCAATCGTTGAAGAAGTGCGAAAGCACCGCATGGAACATACGTTGAAGTTTGGTGGCGACTTAAGAGCAATCTGCGAAGATCTGCGCCGGATTCAGAAGGCGTCCGGACATAAGGTAGTGCGATTGCGGGCGCGTCGTGTTTCGGATCAGCAAGAATTGAAGCCAAAGAGAAAGAAGGATTCCAGCCGTTAGCATCGCTACGCCTCGTGCGCAACCGCCGATAGTCCCGCTTCGGTGATTTGGGCCTCTTCCTGATAGCTTTCGTAATCGGTGTTGATTTCCCACAGGTTGTGGTGCGTACCGGCGACGATATTCTCGGCGGCAAGGATTCCCATGTAGATGCTGTGGTCCTGGTTATTGTATTTGAACGCTCCGTAGCGGCCGATCGCCTGGAGCCCTTTGATCGAGGATAGATACTCTTCGACGGGCTTCAACTTTTCTTTATATCCACGTTCGTATACCGGGTAGCAGCGTTTGATGCGGTGGACGTGGCCATCGAGGATCGCCGCGTCGCGAATTAGTCCCGTGCGGCGGATTTCGTCCTTCCCACGCGCGATCAACTGTTCGTCCGACTCGCTCCACAGCGCATCGTCGTCGTTCGCCCAAAGCTCCATCACGAGAATCGTTGTGCGCGATTCGCCGTAAAGACTTGGCAGCCAGTTGCGAAAGTTTGTGATGCGCCCCGTCAACATGTCGTCGGAGTGAATGTACAACCACTGGTCCGGAAAGAGGTCGACCGCATCGACATTTAGATACACGAGAATAGTATTGCGGAATTTCAGCGACGACGCCGCGCCGCGTACCGCATCGGGGACATCCGGCAGGCGGGTAACGAGCAATGAAATCGGCATGGAGGAAACGATCTGATCGTAGCTGCGGACGCCGCCGTCCGGAAACTCGAGCGCACATGCACGTCCGTCTTTGGTGAGCACGCGCTGCACCGGCGAGTTGAGGAACACTTGTCCGCCGTGACCGCGCACGAAGTCCGCCATGCGCCGATACACCATGCCGGTGCCTTCGACGGGATAGGC from Candidatus Hydrogenedentota bacterium includes the following:
- a CDS encoding DUF5107 domain-containing protein, whose product is MRRVVTLGLAVLAVFQAEAGPARAWEGTITLPTYLIYSSDFNPHFYDIEGVIIHPYTMQDDLGDERVDREYRAVFVENEFLKVTCLPQLGGRIHSVFDKTTNHEMFHTNTVIKPGLIAMRGAWISGGIEWNRGPQGHTVTSFSPVNVTSRENKDGSASLIIGNIESNFYTKWDVVLTLYPDKAYLDEEIAIYNPTDGVHSYYFWNCTAFPCKPGTRFIYPMTLGQDHDGKQFFSWPIHEGKDITWLKNYDKPSSVFAYQCAFDFFGAYDVDDDRGIVQFGDHRVITGKKAWTWGQSGDGIASQRALHDDGSQYIEVQSGPLQTQADYGLLGPRQKIAWREWWYPVHGLGDGFEYATKDVAIQTRWPESGAGTLEVRMIGTGVYPGAICSIRSGSTPTVQTVDLSPYTPVVLHSPAGKSGAATIEVRTADGEELARYTSPLEIPPRTAPPPPAASGAEPTVEELYIQGVGHEERIEPGPAREAYEKALALDPGYSDALVALARLDYCRGNYAQAAERATKAAERDPGKGMAWYYLGLALLELPAEQRAMHPVDAAYKVVGTLDHKLLGHDLAGRAFMRERRYAEAVREFQAAVAADPGDAMANNHLITALYATGNRKDANLRAAVRTGADPLDFIPRAIVGLGDRRALDTFCDYVKRKSGHPDADVSHVTHFLIDAGLHAEAYDMVSTFYGEPVPNPTGVIYHGEFPDTRLRAGPWYTLAWLAHMTNNDAKAKDYLDRGEVQIPHYAFSAKPSHRDIYEYAISVDPDNANAHLSLGNLLAHLGDLEGAVKHWQTATETSNPYSVPFRNLGMHAWKKENNLQKAADFFAKAITAWPSDQTLYCDAASILIADNKRPEAIALIEGMPLDHPRRGDITVLLANAYNDEKRYDDAIALLEQANFSNWELNTASWRAFHAAHIERGKVRLEAGEHQGALDDFTAALTYPDNLGVGRSAKPEESEALYWKGKALAALGRSDDARAAWTEGAGGADNSDKQKEYIKLCKDALAAAP
- a CDS encoding DJ-1/PfpI family protein codes for the protein MGYTFGIVLFDNAEELDWAGPWEVLAAAAQMNHEDKVVTIAQHDRPITCAKGLRVLADHTFENAPKLDVVLVPGGQGTRTEVNNPALIEWLQRVGAECKWVTSVCTGALILHGAGFAKGKRVTTYWGFVDQLRARGDVTVLENMRYVQDGNLVTAAGVSAGIDMALWLLGQIHGPEFARRVQQYIEYYPQPPYEE
- a CDS encoding sugar transferase, with product MGGEPNPAHDRSRAQTRGGALLYFDLAAFIAAIVLALVIRFGPSVPPEHQIPYLYFWPLLAVWRVFCAGAFDLYNFRRRLTLSDFGFNACGAAVVAVLGGYVLLSTVQLYYLPDTKLSRVAAGIDMALLAAWFTLSRWFVLVWRRAKGRRVRLLVLGPEESHAEIADEIRAHAPKMLEVATANGGTVLSYAERLAGAIAERPIDQIILADVNLPQAELNALLAQCDRTNADVFLFPGIDMSIMASARVCSIAGLPLVPLRPTILTSVYGPVKRIADVVVSMSLLVAGAPIAALVALLIRAESRGPVLFAQDRAGLGRRLFRLYKFRTMIADAESQTGPVLSREGDPRVTRVGTFLRKYRIDEWPQLWNVLIGDMSLVGPRPERPEFIDRFIAENPLYERRFLVKPGLTGLAQIHGRYDSDYAHKLRYDLIYINSVSAITDAHILLATAKTILTAHGAR
- the rpe gene encoding ribulose-phosphate 3-epimerase, giving the protein MTTLKYAASVMCANLARLEDDLRELEQAGCDELHFDIMDGQFVPNFTLGFDFIKAARRVCGLPCHAHLMIAKPEDYIDRFVEAGCNTVTVHVETCIHAHRTLAQIRGAGASPGIALNPATPLTKLDFLFDHIDRVLVMTVDPGYAGQKIIPNSFERVRILRENINYRERAVAIEVDGNINVRNAAQLANAGANVFVLGTSSIFKGNGRLGEALHSFKQKVAAERTTA
- the rbsK gene encoding ribokinase yields the protein MNSPRVLVVGSANIDLVTRVPRIPRPGESIIGHSFATFTGGKGANQAVAAARLGAETYFAGCVGKDAFGEMQRQSLSREGISLRYLTQHATEPTGTAVIFVADNGENAIVVTPAANNGVSPGDVNRFESDLREFDAVLLQLEIPLDTVEAVLVAAREAGVLTVLDAGPAQQVPAKLIELARIVSPNETEAEAMTGIAVTSVETARQAAANLIEQGAREVVVKMGGGGALYMSVDEWFHVPAFNVKPVDTVAAGDAFTAALALQWGARSASEAVRYANAAGALATLTAGAQPAMPTRDSVEKFLKSKEV
- a CDS encoding type II toxin-antitoxin system VapC family toxin, whose amino-acid sequence is MAVSVYIETSVVSYFVARPSRDLVIAAYQRATQELWPRLLADYTTYISALVYDESSKGDPELAQQRLTAIAPFPMLEVDDTARSLAQVLMDGSAMPARFPEDALHIAVCAVSGVQILLTWNFTHLNNPFTRLKIRKLVNSAGYVCPEVCSPNELLELEP
- a CDS encoding FAD-dependent oxidoreductase, with protein sequence MQVAVIGAGPAGITAAYELAKKGVEVHVYEASDTVGGLARSFRLWDQTVDLGPHRFFSSHRRINELWLEVVGRDYRMVNRLTRIYYRGRFFYYPLKPFDVLSRVGPIEAARCGFSYIANRLSPIEQNGTFENWVVNRFGRRLFEIFFKTYSEKLWGISCQEIDADFAAQRIKKLSLFEAVKNAFFAGRGNQHKTLVDQFAYPVEGTGMVYRRMADFVRGHGGQVFLNSPVQRVLTKDGRACALEFPDGGVRSYDQIVSSMPISLLVTRLPDVPDAVRGAASSLKFRNTILVYLNVDAVDLFPDQWLYIHSDDMLTGRITNFRNWLPSLYGESRTTILVMELWANDDDALWSESDEQLIARGKDEIRRTGLIRDAAILDGHVHRIKRCYPVYERGYKEKLKPVEEYLSSIKGLQAIGRYGAFKYNNQDHSIYMGILAAENIVAGTHHNLWEINTDYESYQEEAQITEAGLSAVAHEA